One window of the Pyrus communis chromosome 17, drPyrComm1.1, whole genome shotgun sequence genome contains the following:
- the LOC137722007 gene encoding zinc finger BED domain-containing protein RICESLEEPER 2-like, with translation MGGPVVTHTFNQKRLDRRFVRWIIIAEMPFRVVDQEDFRAFIRDLNPKYKLPNRHKVAAAVLELYFEEKAKIKSVMEGLRVSVTTDSWTSIQMINYMVITAHFLDANWGLHKRILNFVQVTSHKGDDIGRCLEVCLNDWDIDKVFSITVDNASANDTAIAYMKRRLKSNGTLLLDGAHLYMRCACHILNLIVKDRMAELSMEIDAIRNCVKFIHSSPARLESFREYCVLLRFDRMSSILFDVVTRWNATYQMLNSAFKFKEVFSKMAFECDSFIAYFKKEVSKEVDGVTTKAKRVGPPEVDDWERSVSFAHFLKKIYNATLTLSVTLTPTSHLILSTLIALQVEIEEQILNASNATLQSVATSMKLKFDKNCGDIEKVNPILFVAQSLDPRYKFDMLETNLEELGYGCDKIREEKVRVKGYVTE, from the coding sequence ATGGGAGGTCCGGTTGTCACTCACACTTTCAATCAAAAAAGACTTGATAGGAGATTTGTGAGGTGGATTATAATAGCGGAGATGCCTTTTAGGGTGGTTGATCAAGAGGACTTTCGAGCTTTTATTCGTGACTTGAATCCAAAGTACAAACTTCCTAATAGGCATAAGGTGGCGGCGGCGGTTTTGGAGTTGTATTTTGAAGAGaaggcaaaaataaaaagtgtgatGGAGGGATTGAGAGTGAGTGTCACAACCGATAGTTGGACCTCGATTCAAATGATAAACTACATGGTCATCACGGCCCATTTTTTGGACGCTAATTGGGGATTGCATAAGAGGATCCTAAACTTTGTCCAAGTTACTTCTCACAAGGGTGATGATATTGGAAGATGCCTAGAGGTTTGCTTGAATGATTGGGACATAGACAAGGTGTTTAGCATTACCGTTGACAATGCTAGTGCAAATGACACCGCtattgcatacatgaaaagaagaCTCAAGTCAAATGGTACTCTTTTACTTGACGGGGCTCACTTGTACATGAGGTGTGCTTGTCACATCCTCAATTTGATAGTTAAGGATAGAATGGCGGAGCTTAGTATGGAGATTGATGCCATAAGAAATTGTGTGAAGTTTATACACTCATCCCCGGCAAGGTTGGAGTCTTTTAGGGAATATTGTGTCTTGTTGAGATTTGATAGGATGTCAAGTATCCTTTTTGATGTTGTCACAAGGTGGAATGCCACGTATCAAATGCTTAATAGTGCTTTCAAGTTTAAAGAAGTGTTCTCTAAGATGGCATTTGAGTGTGATTCTTTTATTGCTTACTTCAAAAAGGAGGTCTCGAAAGAGGTTGATGGGGTGACAACAAAGGCCAAGCGGGTGGGTCCTCCGGAGGTGGATGATTGGGAAAGGTCGGTGAGTTTTGCTCACTTTCTCAAAAAAATCTATAATGCCACATTGACATTGAGTGTAACCCTCACTCCAACATCACACTTAATACTTAGCACGTTGATTGCCTTGCAAGTGGAGATAGAAGAACAAATTTTAAATGCCTCTAATGCCACTTTGCAAAGTGTGGCTACCTCAATGAAGCTCAAGTTTGACAAAAATTGCGGTGACATTGAAAAGGTGAATCCTATTCTCTTTGTGGCCCAATCACTTGACCCGAGGTACAAATTTGATATGTTGGAGACAAATCTAGAAGAGCTCGGCTATGGATGTGACAAAATAAGGGAGGAGAAAGTAAGGGTTAAAGGCTATGTAACCGAGTAG